From the Gordonia bronchialis DSM 43247 genome, one window contains:
- a CDS encoding AMP-binding enzyme, which produces MREYWNRPDATEATFVDDRWFRSGDVGVRDDEGYVRIVDRLKDMIISGGENIYPAEIEAVILSCPGVVGCGVFGIPDEKWGEVGCAAVTLAEGSSVTADDIAAWAGERLARYKIPRSFVVLDEIPRNATGKIRKDRLRAMCTPSVSAGLVG; this is translated from the coding sequence ATGCGCGAGTACTGGAATCGTCCGGATGCCACCGAGGCCACCTTCGTCGACGACAGGTGGTTCCGGTCCGGGGACGTGGGTGTGCGCGACGATGAGGGCTATGTGCGCATCGTCGACCGCCTCAAGGACATGATCATCTCCGGTGGAGAGAACATCTATCCGGCCGAGATCGAGGCCGTCATCCTGTCCTGCCCGGGCGTCGTCGGGTGTGGCGTCTTCGGTATTCCCGACGAGAAGTGGGGTGAGGTGGGTTGTGCCGCAGTAACTCTGGCTGAGGGTTCGTCGGTAACGGCCGACGACATCGCGGCGTGGGCGGGAGAGCGGTTGGCGCGCTACAAGATTCCCCGATCATTCGTCGTGCTCGACGAGATCCCGCGGAACGCGACCGGCAAGATCCGCAAGGACCGCCTGCGCGCCATGTGTACCCCGTCAGTGTCGGCGGGTCTCGTCGGTTGA
- a CDS encoding AAA family ATPase, which translates to MLVAPTTLVAATSSDDLAAARRQAQSWRSPEIGIADRDLTDAALDDLIATAQAASEDSFARAVTAIAAARAGRFPVIPHIDAAGEIFRSFLRHDRIDGWLYIRESDGYLHPYLVMDITSEHGDRTHGPRIKFTMEADNATVKRPSRKPRVLYFEETEIVGKTPGDVLVAAGAYKETPDLKAEYQARRDTYQQIIDHGFGRQYTFTGRVIRTDDYRSPNKRENRKVVHDVAPGEVAALRMVAPSILFDSDDFEQPDADEYGPVPVITAVRVFDLGAQDFLDVNTGDLTPYVYDPHLQDKLVLPDEQRELLNILTTDISVFTGDIIDGKSAGNVILAKGRPGVGKTLTAEVYAEVTGRPLYSIHSGSLGITAELVRKNLEVIFDRAKRWDAVLLLDEADVFVMERGMDLGQNAIVAEFLRTLEYFDGLLFLTTNRIDGVDEAILARCAAVIEYQPPGPDDAREVWRILAAGNDVVLDDDLLDDLVAGFPGITPRDIKMLLRLALRMARHRGTDLDTSVFASSAAFRGLHYLPPEAR; encoded by the coding sequence ATGCTTGTTGCACCCACCACCCTCGTAGCCGCCACATCGTCGGATGATCTGGCGGCCGCGCGCCGACAAGCCCAGTCCTGGCGATCACCGGAGATCGGTATCGCCGACCGCGATCTCACCGACGCCGCGCTCGACGACCTGATCGCCACCGCGCAGGCGGCATCCGAGGATTCCTTTGCCCGGGCGGTCACGGCGATCGCCGCGGCTCGCGCCGGACGCTTCCCGGTGATCCCCCACATCGACGCGGCGGGCGAGATCTTCCGCAGCTTCCTGCGCCACGATCGCATCGACGGCTGGCTCTACATCCGCGAGTCCGACGGGTATCTGCACCCGTACCTCGTCATGGACATCACCTCCGAGCACGGCGACCGCACGCACGGCCCCCGGATCAAGTTCACGATGGAGGCAGACAACGCGACGGTCAAACGTCCCTCCCGCAAACCGCGGGTGCTGTATTTCGAGGAAACCGAGATCGTCGGGAAGACGCCCGGAGATGTCCTGGTGGCCGCCGGCGCGTACAAGGAGACCCCGGACCTCAAGGCGGAGTACCAGGCCCGTCGCGACACCTACCAGCAGATCATCGACCACGGATTCGGCCGGCAGTACACCTTCACCGGACGTGTGATCCGTACCGACGACTACCGGTCACCCAACAAGCGCGAGAACCGCAAGGTGGTCCATGATGTCGCACCCGGTGAGGTCGCCGCGCTGCGCATGGTCGCGCCGTCGATCCTCTTCGACAGCGACGACTTCGAGCAGCCCGACGCCGACGAGTACGGTCCGGTCCCGGTGATCACCGCCGTCCGCGTCTTCGACCTCGGGGCCCAGGATTTCCTCGACGTCAACACCGGTGACCTCACCCCCTATGTCTACGATCCGCATCTGCAGGACAAGCTGGTGTTGCCCGACGAGCAACGCGAACTCCTCAACATCCTCACCACCGACATCTCGGTGTTCACCGGCGACATCATCGACGGCAAGTCCGCCGGCAACGTGATCCTCGCGAAAGGCCGTCCGGGCGTGGGTAAGACACTCACCGCCGAGGTGTACGCCGAGGTCACCGGGCGCCCCCTCTACTCGATCCACTCCGGATCTCTGGGCATCACAGCCGAACTCGTGCGCAAGAACCTCGAGGTCATCTTCGACAGGGCCAAACGCTGGGATGCCGTCCTGCTGCTCGACGAAGCCGACGTGTTCGTGATGGAACGCGGCATGGACCTCGGCCAGAACGCCATCGTCGCCGAATTCCTGCGCACCCTCGAGTATTTCGACGGCCTGCTGTTCCTCACCACCAACCGCATCGACGGCGTCGACGAGGCCATCCTCGCCCGGTGCGCCGCCGTCATCGAATATCAGCCCCCGGGCCCCGACGACGCTCGCGAGGTGTGGCGAATCCTCGCCGCCGGCAACGACGTCGTGCTCGACGACGATCTGCTCGACGACCTGGTGGCCGGTTTCCCCGGCATCACCCCACGCGACATCAAGATGCTTCTGCGCCTTGCCCTCCGGATGGCACGACATCGTGGCACCGACCTCGACACCTCGGTCTTCGCCAGCAGTGCGGCCTTCCGCGGCCTGCACTACCTGCCGCCCGAGGCCCGGTAG
- the catC gene encoding muconolactone Delta-isomerase: MLFHVRMDVNIPNDLDPDVRADTVAREKAYSQELQRSGKWPHIWRIVGEYSNFSIFDVADNNELHDILSGLPLFPYMTIRVTPLATHPSDIAAG, from the coding sequence ATGCTGTTCCACGTTCGCATGGACGTCAACATCCCGAACGATCTCGACCCGGATGTCCGCGCCGACACCGTGGCCCGGGAGAAGGCGTACTCGCAGGAGTTGCAACGCTCCGGCAAGTGGCCACACATCTGGCGCATCGTCGGCGAGTACTCGAACTTCTCGATCTTCGATGTCGCGGACAACAACGAGCTGCACGACATCCTGTCCGGGCTGCCGTTGTTTCCCTACATGACCATCCGGGTGACCCCCCTGGCCACCCATCCCTCAGATATCGCTGCGGGCTGA
- a CDS encoding MarR family winged helix-turn-helix transcriptional regulator → MSKRRILEEDLGFLVSRAGAQLVRATNRALAPLGLKVRAYSALAAVCDEPAGITQRRLAADVGLDPSQIVALVDELENKELVVREPDPSDRRNKLIVATRAGRELCARARKVSAKVADEELGHLDDVQRETLRAGLYRFTFPDRASTDETRRH, encoded by the coding sequence ATGAGCAAACGGCGAATCCTGGAGGAGGACCTCGGCTTCCTCGTCTCCCGAGCCGGTGCACAACTGGTCCGGGCGACCAATCGCGCCCTCGCCCCATTGGGCCTCAAGGTGCGCGCCTACAGCGCCCTCGCGGCCGTCTGCGACGAACCCGCCGGGATCACCCAGCGCCGGCTGGCGGCCGACGTCGGACTCGATCCGAGTCAGATCGTGGCCCTCGTCGACGAACTCGAGAACAAGGAACTCGTGGTCCGCGAGCCCGATCCCAGCGACCGGCGCAACAAGCTGATCGTCGCCACCCGGGCCGGTCGCGAATTGTGCGCGCGGGCAAGGAAAGTGTCGGCCAAGGTGGCCGACGAGGAACTCGGACACCTCGACGACGTGCAACGTGAGACGCTGCGTGCCGGCCTCTACCGGTTCACTTTTCCCGACCGCGCATCAACCGACGAGACCCGCCGACACTGA
- a CDS encoding glycoside hydrolase family 16 protein codes for MLHVRRFSRWFVILISAVTLAAIGTVVPHPARGATLLWSDEFTGPSGASPASSKWNWETGGGGWGNNEWQTYTSSRSNSYLDGNGRLVIAVRGDTTGITSARMNTFGKFSLTFGTVSARIKLPAGQGLLPAFWLMGTDIYSAGWPKSGEIDVIEAPNNALRYNTTVHGPTTSGGHWQRGVSGSLGVDLAAGYHVYSVTKSRGRLVMKIDDRTVATFTSSQLSSGQQWVFDKPTYVLFTLAVGGNWPGAPDATTPNPSYLLVDWIRAYSS; via the coding sequence ATGCTCCACGTTCGGCGGTTCTCACGATGGTTCGTGATCCTGATCTCGGCGGTGACTCTGGCCGCCATCGGTACGGTCGTACCGCATCCCGCGCGCGGCGCGACGCTGCTGTGGTCCGACGAGTTCACCGGCCCGTCCGGGGCGTCCCCGGCGTCGTCGAAGTGGAACTGGGAGACCGGCGGAGGTGGGTGGGGAAACAACGAATGGCAGACCTACACCTCGTCGCGGTCGAACTCCTACCTCGACGGCAACGGGCGCCTGGTGATCGCGGTCCGCGGTGACACCACCGGCATCACCTCGGCCCGCATGAACACCTTCGGCAAGTTCTCGCTGACCTTCGGTACCGTCTCGGCGCGTATCAAACTTCCTGCCGGACAAGGGTTGTTGCCGGCGTTCTGGCTGATGGGTACCGACATCTACAGCGCGGGCTGGCCCAAGTCCGGGGAGATCGACGTCATCGAGGCGCCCAACAACGCGCTGCGCTACAACACGACGGTCCACGGGCCGACGACGAGTGGCGGACACTGGCAGCGCGGTGTGAGCGGTTCGCTCGGCGTCGACCTGGCCGCCGGTTATCACGTCTACTCGGTGACGAAGTCGCGTGGACGGCTCGTGATGAAGATCGACGACCGGACCGTGGCGACGTTCACGTCGTCGCAGCTGAGCAGCGGACAGCAGTGGGTTTTCGACAAACCGACCTATGTGCTGTTCACCCTCGCGGTCGGCGGCAACTGGCCTGGTGCTCCCGACGCGACCACCCCCAACCCGTCGTACCTGCTGGTCGACTGGATCCGGGCCTACAGTTCGTGA
- the catA gene encoding catechol 1,2-dioxygenase, translating into MTTSFDSEVNAKAAESGANASARFAERRASAGKRAGVVDTARVNYLASKVIKGLNEIVLEDKVSYEEYNALKAWLIKVGNDGEWPLFLDVWLEHSVEEVANEHREGSKGTIEGPYYIEGSPELPWNGTIPMRDDEPGDPLVFSGQVRAVDGTPLAGAKVELWHADDLGFYSQFAPGLPEWNLRGTWIANEDGNFEIHTLRPAPYMIPTDGACGQLIEAAGWHAWRPAHLHFKVSAPGYQLITSQLYFPGDPHNEDDIASAVKPELMLDVKENPNGEGFVTVYDFVLDPEA; encoded by the coding sequence ATGACCACCAGCTTTGATTCTGAGGTGAATGCGAAGGCCGCCGAGTCCGGTGCCAACGCCTCGGCACGGTTCGCCGAGCGCAGGGCGTCGGCGGGCAAGCGCGCCGGCGTCGTCGATACCGCCCGCGTCAATTACCTTGCGTCCAAGGTGATCAAGGGTCTCAACGAGATCGTCCTCGAGGACAAGGTCAGCTACGAGGAATACAACGCGCTCAAGGCGTGGCTCATCAAGGTCGGCAACGACGGTGAGTGGCCGCTGTTCCTCGACGTGTGGCTCGAGCATTCGGTGGAAGAGGTGGCCAACGAGCACCGCGAGGGCAGCAAGGGCACCATCGAGGGCCCCTACTACATCGAGGGTTCGCCGGAACTGCCGTGGAACGGCACGATCCCGATGCGCGACGACGAGCCGGGTGACCCGCTGGTGTTCTCCGGTCAGGTGCGTGCCGTGGACGGTACCCCGCTCGCCGGTGCCAAGGTGGAGCTGTGGCATGCCGACGACCTCGGTTTCTACTCCCAGTTCGCCCCCGGACTGCCCGAGTGGAACCTGCGCGGAACCTGGATTGCCAACGAGGACGGCAACTTCGAGATCCACACCCTGCGTCCGGCGCCCTACATGATCCCCACCGACGGCGCGTGTGGCCAGCTCATCGAGGCCGCCGGCTGGCACGCGTGGCGTCCTGCGCACCTGCACTTCAAGGTCAGTGCACCGGGCTATCAGCTCATCACCTCGCAGCTGTACTTCCCCGGGGACCCGCACAACGAGGACGACATCGCCTCGGCCGTCAAGCCGGAACTGATGCTCGACGTGAAGGAGAACCCGAACGGCGAGGGCTTCGTCACGGTCTACGATTTCGTTCTCGACCCGGAGGCCTGA
- a CDS encoding VIT1/CCC1 transporter family protein, translated as MSAATSYMVISVSTLVGAMSVFGAKLGESFADREAQQATVDYERSRIERTPEEEIAELADWFEAKGVTPQTARAVAEELSEADALSAQLEIEYGIRDLTTPSDAWQDGLWAGLAFVLGALVPLLIAVLVPINWRSEWTILAATLALILTSVVLSVLGRSRIWMTIARSVIVGLGTLGVSYALGDWLL; from the coding sequence GTGAGCGCGGCCACGTCGTACATGGTGATCAGCGTGAGCACGCTGGTGGGCGCGATGTCGGTCTTCGGCGCCAAGCTCGGCGAGAGCTTCGCCGACCGAGAGGCGCAGCAGGCCACCGTGGACTACGAGCGCAGCCGGATCGAGCGCACCCCCGAGGAAGAGATCGCCGAACTCGCCGACTGGTTCGAGGCCAAGGGAGTCACCCCGCAGACCGCCAGGGCCGTCGCCGAGGAACTATCGGAGGCCGACGCGCTCTCGGCGCAGCTGGAGATCGAATACGGGATACGCGATCTCACCACGCCATCCGATGCCTGGCAGGACGGTCTGTGGGCTGGACTGGCGTTTGTCCTCGGCGCCCTCGTACCGCTTCTCATCGCGGTCCTGGTCCCGATCAACTGGCGCTCGGAATGGACGATCCTCGCGGCAACCCTCGCCCTGATCCTGACCTCGGTCGTCCTGTCGGTGCTCGGCCGGTCCCGAATCTGGATGACGATCGCGAGGTCGGTGATCGTCGGCCTCGGAACGCTCGGCGTTTCCTACGCGCTGGGCGACTGGCTGCTCTGA
- a CDS encoding SRPBCC domain-containing protein — protein MSDNPIDTELDLELDRVIHAPPAAVWRHWTTPDLFAQWWTPAPTITRVDRLEARPGGALVTRMSDDGVDFVPHMDAIFLVAEENSRLVFTNAVDSAWRPALPAPVTMTAEITLGDHPDGTAYRAVVRHGDPRDRARHEELGFFEGWGAVTEALATLVEADDKAAAR, from the coding sequence ATGAGCGACAACCCGATTGATACGGAGCTCGACCTGGAGCTGGACCGGGTGATCCATGCCCCGCCCGCCGCGGTCTGGCGGCACTGGACCACTCCGGACCTGTTCGCCCAGTGGTGGACGCCGGCCCCTACCATCACTCGCGTCGACCGTCTCGAGGCGCGGCCCGGTGGTGCCCTCGTCACGCGCATGAGCGACGACGGCGTGGACTTCGTACCGCATATGGACGCGATCTTCCTTGTTGCGGAGGAGAATTCGCGCCTGGTCTTCACCAATGCGGTCGACAGCGCTTGGCGTCCCGCGCTGCCCGCGCCGGTGACGATGACCGCCGAGATCACGCTGGGTGATCATCCGGACGGCACCGCATACCGGGCCGTCGTCCGCCACGGTGATCCGCGCGACCGGGCGCGTCATGAAGAGCTCGGCTTCTTCGAGGGCTGGGGTGCGGTGACCGAAGCGCTCGCCACGCTCGTGGAGGCCGACGACAAGGCGGCCGCGCGGTAG
- the couO gene encoding 4-hydroxyphenyl-beta-ketoacyl-CoA hydrolase has translation MSARYEYGIDFGSVEAIDFHAHVEIDGCGHRSMDDELMAASEKYFRSGEERTPTIGSIAQHYRERNMAAVVFTVDASSASGHQPNNVEEIAERAAEFNDVLIPFGSVDPWQGKAAVRRVHRLVDDFGVKGFKFHPSMQGFEPNDRRFYPVYAAIEEAGVPALFHTGQTGIGAGLPGGHGIKLRYSDPMLLDDVAADFPDLTIVMAHPAVPWVDAQISIATHKANAYLDLSGWSPKYFPPQLVRASNSMLREKVLFGSDFPVIGVDRWRTDFATLDIKPAVAPLILRENALRVLGIEQ, from the coding sequence ATGAGCGCCCGTTACGAATACGGCATCGACTTCGGGTCCGTCGAGGCCATCGACTTTCACGCCCACGTCGAGATCGACGGCTGCGGACACCGATCGATGGACGACGAACTCATGGCCGCGTCGGAGAAGTACTTCCGGTCGGGTGAGGAACGAACCCCGACGATCGGGTCGATCGCGCAACACTATCGCGAGCGCAACATGGCGGCGGTCGTGTTCACCGTCGACGCGTCGTCGGCGTCGGGTCACCAACCCAACAACGTGGAGGAAATCGCCGAGCGCGCAGCCGAATTCAACGATGTGCTGATCCCGTTCGGCTCGGTCGACCCGTGGCAGGGCAAGGCCGCGGTCCGTCGTGTCCACCGGCTTGTCGACGACTTCGGGGTCAAGGGATTCAAGTTCCACCCGAGCATGCAGGGCTTCGAGCCCAACGATCGTCGCTTCTACCCGGTGTACGCGGCGATCGAGGAGGCCGGGGTGCCGGCGCTGTTCCACACCGGGCAGACCGGCATCGGCGCCGGGCTGCCCGGCGGGCACGGCATCAAGCTGCGCTACTCCGACCCGATGTTGCTCGACGACGTCGCAGCCGACTTCCCGGATCTCACCATCGTCATGGCCCACCCGGCGGTGCCGTGGGTGGATGCGCAGATCTCGATCGCGACCCACAAGGCCAACGCGTACCTGGATCTGTCCGGATGGTCGCCGAAGTACTTTCCGCCACAACTCGTCCGGGCGAGCAACTCCATGTTGCGCGAGAAGGTGCTCTTCGGGTCGGACTTCCCGGTCATCGGAGTCGACCGCTGGCGCACGGACTTCGCGACACTCGACATCAAACCCGCGGTGGCACCGCTGATCCTCCGGGAGAATGCGTTGCGCGTCCTGGGTATCGAGCAGTGA
- a CDS encoding sulfurtransferase has translation MADVLVTATDLAELMLSPTPPVILDVRWQLGDDDGRQHYRDGHLPGAIYVDLDSELAAPPAGAAGGRHPLPAVDDLQAAARRWGIDDDVTVVVYDDYGNLAAARAWWLLRWAGITDVRMLDGGLGAWRAAGLRTAQGDGGIARAGSVTLRPGQLPVADIDEVADSTAVLLDVRAAERYRGEVEPVDPRAGHIPGARNAPTTANLDADGYFRPAGELRKLFSEVGVDEGSDVIAYCGSGINAAHAVAALEIAGVRARLFPGSFSQWSSDPDRPVETSTETPPAG, from the coding sequence ATGGCTGATGTGCTGGTGACCGCGACCGATCTCGCCGAACTCATGCTGTCGCCGACGCCGCCGGTGATTCTCGATGTCCGCTGGCAGCTCGGTGACGATGACGGCCGTCAGCACTACCGCGACGGTCATCTGCCGGGTGCCATCTACGTCGATCTCGATAGCGAACTCGCCGCCCCACCGGCCGGCGCGGCGGGTGGACGTCATCCGCTGCCCGCCGTCGACGATTTGCAGGCCGCCGCGCGTCGGTGGGGGATCGACGACGACGTCACCGTGGTGGTCTACGACGACTACGGCAACCTCGCGGCGGCCCGGGCGTGGTGGCTGCTGCGCTGGGCGGGTATCACCGACGTGCGGATGCTCGACGGCGGTCTCGGGGCATGGCGGGCCGCCGGTTTACGAACCGCGCAGGGCGACGGCGGCATCGCGCGCGCGGGCTCGGTCACCCTGCGTCCCGGGCAGTTGCCGGTCGCCGACATCGACGAGGTCGCCGACTCGACGGCGGTACTGCTGGATGTCCGTGCGGCCGAACGGTATCGGGGTGAGGTGGAACCGGTGGATCCGCGTGCCGGCCACATTCCCGGCGCCCGCAACGCACCGACCACCGCCAACCTCGACGCCGACGGGTATTTCCGGCCGGCCGGCGAGTTGCGAAAGCTGTTCTCCGAGGTGGGCGTCGATGAAGGCTCCGACGTCATCGCCTACTGCGGTTCGGGCATCAATGCCGCCCATGCCGTTGCGGCGCTGGAGATCGCCGGCGTCAGAGCACGCTTGTTCCCGGGATCGTTCTCGCAGTGGTCGTCGGATCCGGACCGGCCGGTGGAAACGTCCACTGAGACGCCTCCTGCTGGTTGA
- a CDS encoding ArsR/SmtB family transcription factor, producing the protein MAKYSEELDGIFVALADPTRRAVVRRLGRGPASVSDLADEYSITLPSFMKHVGKLEASGLIDTHKAGRVRICTLDRQRLALVDDWLTEQRRIWAERTDRLQSLVESADHEERTS; encoded by the coding sequence GTGGCAAAGTATTCGGAGGAGCTGGACGGCATCTTCGTCGCACTCGCCGACCCGACCCGACGCGCCGTCGTGCGGCGCCTGGGTCGCGGTCCGGCGAGTGTGAGTGACCTGGCCGACGAGTACTCGATCACGTTGCCGTCGTTCATGAAGCATGTCGGAAAGCTCGAGGCGAGCGGATTGATCGACACCCACAAGGCGGGCAGAGTGCGTATCTGCACCCTTGACCGGCAGCGACTGGCGCTCGTCGACGACTGGCTCACCGAGCAGCGTCGAATCTGGGCGGAGCGCACCGACCGTCTGCAATCGCTGGTGGAATCAGCCGATCACGAGGAGCGAACATCATGA
- a CDS encoding metallophosphoesterase, which produces MAVFAAVALALITFWLHRRLVRATRLSRPWSWIVDGVLVILWALAVIGAASGSYLDPSWARAPAFAGMTWLAVVLYLALGLAFVGIGSLIERLIRRLRSTEADDAYRVRRLLVLRTATVLVVIASVVTVGYGLVEAARPRVVDVDVALPRLPAGFDGVRIAVISDLHVGPTRGAAFTRRVVDQVNSTRPDLIVITGDLLDGTISRVADDLTPLAELSAPLGVFGISGNHEFYADDGGRWLDVWDRLGVHTLRNQRVEIHRNGDTIDLAGIQDYTAPAPYEPDLPAALAGRDPNRFVLLLAHQPRQAKQASDLGVDLQISGHTHGGQMWPIRYLVPLQQPSLQGLDQVGNTALYTTRGAGAWGPPVRVGAPPEITLIKIMSQ; this is translated from the coding sequence GTGGCGGTGTTCGCTGCCGTCGCATTGGCGCTCATCACGTTCTGGCTCCACCGGCGCCTCGTCCGCGCGACGCGCCTGTCGCGACCGTGGTCATGGATCGTCGACGGGGTGCTGGTCATTCTGTGGGCACTCGCCGTCATCGGGGCCGCGTCGGGCAGCTATCTCGATCCCTCCTGGGCGCGCGCACCGGCGTTCGCGGGTATGACGTGGCTTGCCGTGGTCCTCTATCTGGCTCTCGGCCTGGCATTCGTGGGCATCGGCTCGCTGATCGAGCGGCTCATCCGCCGGCTGCGCAGCACCGAAGCCGACGACGCCTACCGGGTCCGCCGCCTCCTGGTCCTGCGTACCGCGACCGTTCTGGTGGTGATCGCCTCGGTGGTGACCGTGGGGTACGGGCTCGTCGAGGCGGCCCGACCGCGCGTCGTGGACGTCGACGTCGCGCTGCCGCGCCTGCCGGCGGGATTCGACGGGGTGCGCATCGCGGTCATCTCCGATCTGCACGTCGGCCCCACCCGCGGTGCCGCCTTCACCCGGCGCGTCGTCGACCAGGTCAACAGCACGCGTCCCGACCTGATCGTCATCACCGGTGACCTGCTCGACGGAACCATCTCCCGGGTCGCCGACGATCTGACCCCACTGGCCGAATTGTCCGCTCCGCTGGGCGTTTTCGGAATCAGTGGCAACCATGAGTTCTACGCCGACGACGGCGGACGATGGCTCGACGTGTGGGACCGCCTCGGTGTCCACACCCTGCGCAACCAGCGAGTGGAGATCCACCGCAACGGCGACACCATCGACCTCGCCGGCATCCAGGACTACACCGCGCCCGCCCCCTACGAACCGGATCTGCCGGCGGCACTCGCCGGTCGGGACCCCAACCGTTTCGTGCTCCTGCTCGCCCACCAGCCGCGGCAGGCGAAGCAGGCCTCGGATCTGGGTGTGGACCTTCAGATCTCCGGTCACACCCATGGCGGCCAGATGTGGCCGATCCGCTATCTCGTTCCGCTGCAACAACCCTCACTCCAGGGTCTGGACCAGGTCGGCAACACCGCGCTGTACACGACGCGCGGTGCCGGCGCCTGGGGACCGCCGGTGCGCGTGGGCGCGCCACCCGAGATCACATTGATAAAAATCATGTCTCAATGA
- a CDS encoding DsbA family oxidoreductase, producing MSVTVDIWTDINCPFCYLGKKRFLDALDGFDHRDDVHVMHRSFELDPTLGPEDTGSVEQHIAGKYGISVEQARANEDRIGAQAAEIGLPYQTRGRDFGSSFDMHRLLHHALAAGRQDELLDALYDANFGTPEPLFGDRERLVAVAVAAGLDETDVRRVLADPDVHAEAVRRDEQQAAALGVTGVPFFVIGGKYAVSGAQPTEVFGRALQMAWADQPTLVDVSADDATTCGPDGCEIPAARS from the coding sequence ATGAGTGTGACCGTGGACATCTGGACCGACATCAACTGCCCGTTCTGCTACCTGGGGAAGAAGCGATTCCTCGACGCACTGGACGGCTTCGACCATCGCGACGACGTGCACGTCATGCATCGCTCCTTCGAACTCGACCCGACGCTCGGACCCGAGGACACCGGCTCGGTGGAGCAGCACATCGCCGGCAAGTACGGCATCAGCGTCGAGCAGGCTCGTGCCAACGAAGACCGGATCGGGGCGCAGGCCGCCGAGATCGGGCTGCCCTACCAGACACGTGGACGCGACTTCGGCAGCAGCTTCGACATGCACCGACTGCTGCACCATGCCCTCGCCGCGGGCAGGCAGGACGAGCTCCTCGACGCGCTCTACGACGCCAACTTCGGGACCCCGGAACCGCTCTTCGGCGACCGGGAACGACTCGTCGCCGTCGCCGTGGCGGCCGGGTTGGACGAGACCGACGTTCGCCGCGTTCTCGCCGACCCCGACGTCCATGCCGAGGCCGTCCGCCGCGACGAACAGCAGGCCGCCGCCCTCGGCGTGACCGGCGTCCCGTTCTTCGTCATCGGCGGCAAGTACGCGGTGTCCGGCGCGCAACCCACCGAGGTGTTCGGCCGGGCCCTGCAGATGGCCTGGGCCGACCAGCCCACCCTTGTCGACGTGAGCGCCGACGACGCCACCACCTGCGGTCCGGACGGGTGCGAGATTCCCGCGGCCCGTTCCTGA